The following coding sequences lie in one Saimiri boliviensis isolate mSaiBol1 chromosome 6, mSaiBol1.pri, whole genome shotgun sequence genomic window:
- the LOC120364661 gene encoding large ribosomal subunit protein eL34 — MVQRLTYRRRLSYNTASNKTRLSRTPGNRIVYLYTKKVGKAPKSACGVCPGRLRGVRAVRPKVLMRLSKTKKHVSRAYGGSMCAKCVRDRIKRAFLIEEQKIVVKVLKAQAQSQKAK, encoded by the coding sequence ATGGTCCAGCGTTTGACATACCGACGTAGGCTTTCCTACAATACCGCCTCTAACAAAACTAGGCTGTCCCGGACCCCTGGTAATAGAATTGTTTACCTTTATACCAAGAAGGTTGGGAAAGCACCAAAATCAGCATGTGGTGTGTGCCCAGGCAGGCTTCGAGGGGTTCGTGCTGTACGACCTAAAGTTCTTATGAGATtgtccaaaacaaagaaacatgttAGCAGGGCCTATGGTGGTTCCATGTGTGCTAAATGTGTCCGTGACAGGATTAAGCGTGCTTTCCTTATCGAGGAGCAGAAAATCGTTGTGAAAGTGTTGAAGGCGCAAGCACAGAGTcagaaagctaaataa